aaactgCTCAAATGCTTCCTTACAAATGACATATTTGCTACAGGCCCATTTGGAAATGCTGTCACTTGAATAATTTAACAAATTTCTGCTTACTGAGTGACATTGTTCGTGTGCCTTGTAAGCAACATGAATGCCTATGAACCTAAGCCAACTGTGTGGCAAAACAGAAGACTTTACAGTGCTATCACAATTTGCTTCACAGCTTTTTTATCGAAGGGGAAAAGCCTTTTAAACTGCACTGTgctgatttctgtatttaacaTGCGACATATTGACTTTGAAGGCAATACAGGGGTTTTTAATCTGCATGTGGGATGACAGAAGCTCTAAATGTGGTTTGTTCAACAGGTTCAAGCTGGTCTGCATTGATTTGAACTTAAGGTAGTGTTGGAACTGCTCTATTACCTGGAAGAACTCTGGATTCTGGTTAAGTTCATTTTGATCCTGCTCATATTGGCTGCTTAAAGTGTACTTACACACAGCTTGAGCCTGTCTGGATGCTGTTCTTCCTCTTCAGTCATTTTTCTGCCCTGATTTGTATTCCTGCCCTCCAGCGTAACGTTATTCAGAAACTTCTCGTCCTCCTGTGCAGGTAAGCAACTGCCTTTGCTCTTTGAAAACATGTTGTTGCAATTTTTACAAATCGTAGAAGACAATTACACAATCTTAAAAGCTGTTGCTCGGTTCCCTGCAGTAACGTTTCGTATTTCCCCCTACTTACTGCCATGAGTAGTTCAGCCCAGGCTGATGCCCCATTCCCAGGTGGGGAGCCCTGCCTGCTTGCTCAGCAGAGCAAAGTGCCCAGCTCAGGACCTGCACAGGGCCAAGCACTTGTCTCAGCCCAAAAGGTGCACCCCTGAAGTTCTGGCTATCCATACACTGCCCTCCTGGCTGAGAGGATgagttcttttgttgtttttacatAAAAACTTGGATGATCATAGTTTGGTTGTGTCAGGGCTTGctgcaattgttttttttcttgaacaccaACTCCCTGAACAGATATTTACAATCTGTGGCTGCTCAGTGATGCTGTATGGCTTTTTAATCTCTAGAGGCCAGATGGAAGTGCGCTCCTTCatcattatttgttttgcatAATGTGGGAATTGCAGCTACATTTGAGTAAGCAGATAGATATTTCATGATTTgatgtatatttttctcttccatgcatatacttcctatttttttttatttttttttttaatggcagttTTCTGTAGGGAAAGAAATATTGTATGTCCCAAACAGGAAGGATTTTGGTCCGGGAGTTTTAAAGAGAAAGGGACGCTCAGCTGTTAGGTTTCTAAGAGCTGATGACTTAGCACAGCTTCTGAAAGGACTGCCACCAGGCTGATCTTGAATGCTGTGGGGTTTGTGTCACTGTCCTTGTTTCAAGCTCTACTGCAATCCTCGCTTTGCCTTTAGTTGCATTTGTGGATGTGTTTTCCGCTGTTAAGACTGCAATCAATGATTGAAATCCATAAACAATAACCAGGTTTCAATTTAAGCTGCAGTAACAGGATGCTATTGAGATAGCTCTTATGTACGTGAGAAGCTTTTTATACCTCCCTCCCCCCGAAGTCCAGTCCTGGCCAGCCCCTGGCAATGGGAAGGCCCTGGCTTTACCGCCAGCTTCTTGGAGGCCAATCCCACACTGcaccagcagcagggatgctcacACTGACGTCTGTGGCCAGCTGTGGTGCTTGGCTGAGCTTTAGGGGTCACAGGCGATGTGGCATTAAAGTAACTgcgagaaagagaaaaagcaagacaGACTAAcatgaaaaaacacattttattgcACTTAAgttataagaaaataaaatttctaaGTGAATCAAACCATAGACACAGTCCCTTTAAACGTTGTTTTCCTCCATCTTGTCAGGTTGTTACATAACTAAAATTAACCAACTGGAATCTGATTGTTTTAAATCAgactataaataaaacaaaacaaaacaaaacaaaaggaggagaaaagatcGCCTAGGATACAGTGTTAAACCACTTTCACAGTTCAGCTTGAGTTGTGGCTCTTGGAGAATGAGGCAAACTGTTTGactctttcatttctcattttgtttgcatGTGACATCTTTACAAAAACCTAAGTTTTTGCTCTGTCAGTTCCTCCCAGCAATAACTgtaacagttgttttttttttctcaaatactGTAAAACACTAAGACTGACCAGCAactttactttcatttttgtattttataatcttttttaaaaattttgtcagctttttaaaatttttttaatgttcattcCATTCACCACAGCcctcacaaagaaaaaatttcCCCACAGAACAGGCTGCAATAGCTTTGTTCTAAggaatgtgttttaatttttgcccagaaaaaaagaaaataagctttgCACACACACTCAATTCTTTATTTGCAGGCAAACTTCACTCTTTAATTGTCTGAAACTCTTCCACTCTCAGCCTCTTAGAGGCACAGTTGGCTCAAGTTTCAGTGGCAAAAAGTCTTTTTCTGTAACCAAACTAGAGCAAATTTGGAATTCAGTCTGGGACTAAAACgtcacagcagaaaaaaaaataacaaaaaataatttgctttttctttctttcatttagcAGCATAAATAAGTTTGGCCACTGGGAATACAGTACAGGGGTGGGAAAACAATCCCGTAATTGAAGACCTACTTCTAGCACCAGCGTTGCGAATTAAATCCATCAGAGGACTCTCAGAACCCAGGACAACTTGCCACCTCAGAGCAACTTATGCATTGAAGAGTGTAGATGGAAGCAACGGTAAGTAGATTAAACAGAGGCTAATACTGTGATTGACGTTGGCAATGGTtggcaaaaaaaggaagaaaagaaaaaaaaagaaaaagctctgatAAAACTGCACAAAACAATTCACAGTACTATTTTAGCTTTTCCACACCAGGAATGGACtctctttgttttgcagttgGTTTCATTGCAGATGCTCTCTGGTTTTTGAAGTCAGCCGGCGACCGCTCACGGAGGCTGGGAGGGACCCTGCTCAGAGCGGGGCCGGGAGAGCGCCTTGCTGACGGCCAGGGGTACCAGCAGGCGTGCTTGTGCAGCTTCCTTTAGGATCTCTGTACTAAAATAACCTGGTAACAAgaactgtaactttttttttttttttaacctccaaATTGCTCGTagaagcagctggaggaaagcaaagaaataattgcacctggtttcatttcagaagttGTGTTCTTGCAAAGCTGCCCCGGTCGAAGGTGTTGCCATTTTATGTGACGAGACAGCAAATGCCTCTCTTGTCAGTTAGAGTTTGTTATCGTTGTCTTCTCCTTCGTAGTCTGTAGGTCTTTAGGATCTGTTGCCCCAAGCCAACATCCTGCACCACCAAGGacaagggattttttttcctttttcttgttttttttttcttttttttcttttcttttttttttcctttttttttttttttttttttccaaggggagggaaaggagaacaTCGTCTACACGTTTGGATAAATTCATCTTTCTGCCCTTCACTTCATATCCACGTCAAAGTCCAACACCAGCAGCTTTGTTTCCTCAGTCCCGTTCCGGCTCCCAACGGCGCACACCAGCTTTGTGTTGGAAGCTCTGATCCGCCACACGACGCCTCCGCTTCCCCCGCTCTCCAATGTAACTAGATTTCGGATAAATTCACCCGTTTTCAAGTCCCAAAGTTTTACAGTCCCATCATCTGAGCTGGTAATTACAAAGTTCTTGTTGAATTGTAAACAGGTCACAGCGCTCTGATGTTTGTTGGGACCTAGAAGAGCAAACcagaacatttttgtttctaatgGGAAAGCAGTGACAGACAGCGCTGCACGTAATGTAAATACCCATCCACTTGAGTGCAGCTGTTTCTCTTAGATGTGTTATCCCTGTTTTTGTGCTCTAAAAGGTACAGAACCttgccttctgttttcaaaaagcGAAATTTCCCCAATACTTCTTTGTTACAGTGATCTTGTTTTGTTCCATACGCACAGCAGGCAAAGTGCAAGCTTGGAAATTCACGAACATGAACTTAGCTGTGCAGAATGAGGTGAGCACGATGCATGTTTTTCTCCAAGTCCCTTTGAAGTGTTATTATGGGATTACTCTACTGGTAAGTACTGAGGGACATATAGAGACGTATAAACTGTTAAAACAGCAgcctgcttttccagcaaagtttaattttctgctgcagccagcattGCTGGATATGATATATGACTTTTTCTGGAGAGGGAACAAAATAATATGCTGGTGTGTGTGATGCGTCAGTGGCAACTGTAAAAATGGAAaccaaaatcttttttcttactgaaaaagTGAAAACGTCTTCCACTCCTTTCTTTTGATTTATTGCAATAGACAGTTTGCTTTGCCTCCCAATCCAATTAATCAGTAGGCTCTGAAACATCCAAGTGACCCCTAAATAATACGTCGACTGACTGTTTTGAGATGTCATTTCCTACATATTTCTGTGGCTTATTAAGCTAATACACTCACTGCAAATTTCTCTCAGTTCAGGCCATCTGCCTTTCATAATAGGCAAGTGATTTGAATAGATTAGATGAAATTCCTCTAATTCAGAGGAAGATCATACAGCTGTCATcagaaaaatgatatttaagTTGTAAATAGTCcgtgtttgtttctttgtgtgaaCTGGTTAGAAGGTTTTATATagggtctgcagcacagattACTGCAGGCAGCCTGATTTATATTATGTTAGTTTAAGCTCACCTTGCAATGTCTGTAAACATTGTCCTGTTTTAATGTCCCAGATTTTGACTGTAGAATCAGCATTTCCAGACACGAGTATATTGTCCTTAAGTTCCATTCCACTCGTCAAAGACTGGTGGCCTGTGAGTGTGTGAATGCAGTTTCCTGTCTCCACATCCCAAACTCGGATGGAGGTGTCAAGAGATCCGCTCACCACATGGATACCATCAAACTGCAAGAAAGGTAAATCTATTGTAAACAATTACAATGGAATCTTACAATGCTCTCTATGGAGGTAGGGGCTGTTAAGCATTTAGTTCACCAGATGCAACATTAGATATATGTGATATATTTGGAAATTGCATTGCAGTCTACATAGATGTGGCTGCGCTTGATACTGGAGCTGGTGATTTGTGGCAGTGTCATTTCCTGTCATGAACACAGCCCATGGGGTACTCAGCTGGAGGAGAAAGACATCGAACCATTAGtcttacaaataaaatacaactcTTAAAAAGAATAGAGTCCTGACTGCTGCAGCATACAGCAGTAAGAGGCTGTTGTTGTCCTAATAAATAAGTTAACAGCCAAACGTGCTTTTCCACAAGCCAGCGGGACTTTAagctggagaaaggaaataacagcTACATAAAAACaatacaggaaaacagaagaaaaggaattgaAAAATGCTGGGTCTAACCTTTTGTCATCATAGTTGTGTGCAGTAAGGACCTTCCTACTCACTGCTGGGAAAAGTACATATGCTAACACATGTTcaaattctgaattttctgGGCATGTACTGATatataaagtaaaaatatgtaGAAGATGAACACATAGAGAAATGAGTTAAGAAATCAGATACTTTTGACAGAGAGATGGAACACGTAGAGAATATAGACGTGAAAAGTAACCTGAGTGAGAGTGACGATGACGTGAGTCAGGGTTCtcacaaaaggaaggaaaaagagcagTAGAATAAAAAGTGGGCTTCAAGGAGGAATAGTTTAATAAATTGAGTCTTCCTTCCCATGAGGTTTTTATGTATctctgagggaaagaaaagttcAGGAGAGTTGGCACCTTCTTAAAGACACAAACTGTCCTTGTGTGAAGGAAAGATAGGAAGTGCAGTAAATTACCAAGACCCACTTGGTTGAAGTACAGGCAATtgtacaaaagcagaaatgagatCAATAGATGCACACCAAGGAGTACACCGAGACAAAATCAGAAGGGCAGAGCACAAAACAAGATAAAACTAGCAAAAGCTGTTAAAGATGGTAAAACGCTAttctgtttaataaaaaaaaaaggcaaaaaaattttaaaaagctcatTTAAGCtgattgagaagaaaaagaaacaccagaTGAGGCTATTTAAagatatttaacttttttttttgcttcgGTCCTCAGCCATGAGTGTAGGCTAACACCAGTGACAACTGACTACGAGCTTCCACgagaatggagaaaaaacacacatacaGCAAAGCTGTTTTAAGACCATCGTAGAGACAGCTGATGCTATTTTGAGAAGTCATGGAAGACAGACAAGACTTCAGGTGGCAGGTacaatttctctttttgttcaaGGGTGGGAGATTGGAGAATTATGGATCAGTCAGCGTAACTTCAATTTACAGAAGGAACTAACAAATAATACTTGGTGCCAGGATACTATCAGTTCACAGAGTAGTTAGACATATCAGTAAGAGCTCTGGGGGTCTGGCATTTAGTATTTTCATTAGGATTTGTGTGACATTCAAAATGACAGAACCCGACCCAAAGGGATGCATGTAAAAGTCAGGAGAGAATTATGAGGATCTGAGCTCGGCCAAGAATACATGAGGGTAAAACTGCAGCCTGGGATAGCCAGAGCAAACTAACACTGTTTGTCCATGCGGGCTTACTGGTATCTTGTAACAGAGAAGAGAGAACCCAGCTATCTGACTGCTTCTCTTTGTAAAACCCCTTGCATCTCAGAGCAGCTTAGATCTCTACCTGTAGTCATGGTCGAGTGGCGCTTTGGTTCAGAAGATTTAGGGAACGACTGGCGCGTGCAGACTGCTGGCTGCAATACATTGCATGTCCAGTGAAAATTTACTAAAAAACACACACGCTGGTATCCAAAATATGCTAAACAATACACATAAAATAACTCTTCCAGTACAGCAAGCATTGCTGAGACTGACTAGAATTCTGCACCCTGTTTTCTGCACTGTACTTTCAAGAAAGCACGTGAACTAATTCGAGTTTGGATAAAGGGATCAGGAATATTGAGCAGCCAGCATACTTGCTGGGTGAAACACTATAGAATGGACTTAAAGactgatgcaaaaaaaatagacacttttctccctctcctctcatTTAACTGTATTCTGCATGCATAGAGTATTCAGAAAGAGAGCTTTAAGGCTGAGCATCAAGACAAACTACTTCAATATTGCTGCAGTTAAATAGACAGTGATTCATATCAGAGGTTGTACTGTGTGTTGTGAGGCAACCTGATTAGTACTCTTAAATTGTTGCATAAAGACCTAACAATTGTTTGGGGGGGTCACAAATGGGGAAATACTAAAATACCAGAGAATCCACTATGGGGCAGGGGTGGGGAAGACAGGCATGCTGTTCAGCCTCATTATTCTATTTATGGGCTGTTTCAGCAGGAGCTCACCTTTCAATTTCAACAAATTGGAATGTCCTAAAACTCTAAGTACCTGTAGCCTTCTGCCCCCTCCAACTTCCACTTACAAGCTATAAATACTACCAGTGCATGCAACATAACCCAATTATTTGACCCTTAATTACTCCATTAATAGAGTAAGACATATAACTTCACCAACTGGAACAAGAGCCACCAGTGAAGATAAGGTAGAACAACAGCACCATTCCCAAACTGCACCAGAAGAGACAAAACCAGAATACGAAGTAGGTAGTGCAGTATTTTTAACCTGTTTGCTGCTTGTCTCAAATACTCAGCAGTGCATGAATGTAAGAGAAGGGATGGTGATTTGAAAAATATCTAGTAAAATTGATCAAAAAAGACAAACATCTAGTAAAATTGATCTATTATGGTGGAAAACAGTTTTTGATGAAAGCgtttaagaaaaatgtctgcagcacagagcttcattttctgtgccaCAAACCAAACTGGTTACATGCCGAATGCAGTTTCCCAGTTGTGAACTGTATTTgttgttaatttcttttttcagttctgctagATTGCAATGGGAACAGGCACAAgcatgaaattaatttctttctcctttcagtgCCTGGAATTGATGCTTTCACTCCACGAatgaacaagatgatcttttgGAATAGTAAAGGTAAGAAGAGTCTACATGAGGTCTGTGTATGACTTTGCCAGCATAATTCTGGTGAAGTCAGGCGAGAGGTAACTGGCCATGCCATACACTGGTACCAAGAATCTGCATCTACAATAACGTGTCTCTGCTGCCAAAGCCTCAGAACTGTAGATACAGCCTTTGCTCAGAACTAGTAAAATAGACACTTAAGTCAGGGCATTACATTTTAGGTTCATCCTTACTATGAATTACAGTTTGGAACTAGAGGATGTGACTACAAAATCAGGATAAACAGATTTGCTTAATTCAGAACATTAATCCAATGGGGTTTCTGGCACATTTTCAAATACTGTATTATCTAATGTATTTAAATAGTAACATTAGAACTTCTTTTGGGGAAGCCAAAAGCATACTTCCAAAATGCacacaacatttaaaaaacaccTAACAAACAACCCCGAGCCCTGCAAAAGTACATAATTTGTCAGGACAGAGATTTGGGCTTTATTGCACTATGGGCTTTAACAGTactcttctaaaaaaaaacaacaacaaaacacagcctCTAAATTAAGCCAAcataaaacaaagataaaaaaatggagaagggGAATATCACAGATGCCCCAGTATTCTTTGGCCTATGTAACTCTGCAGCAGGTTTTCACAAATTAATAAAAGAGGTGAAATGCACTGTGTTCATATAAGCAGCAGATGAAAATCGCTTACCTGTAATGAATAGACTCTGTTGGTATGCCCTTGCAGCGTGTGCAGACAGGTCTCGGTCTCCGGATCCCACACTTTGACCATAAAGTCATATGCACCACTTACAACCCTTCTGCCATCATACTGAACGCATCGAACTGCAGCTACGTGGCCCATCAGAACATGTAAACACTGGCCCGTCTCTATGTCCCAAACTCTCAGTGTAGCATCTCGAGAACCACTGACCACTCTGGAGGAACAAGAAAACCCCTCCTATATTTAGCGTTGGAAATAAAAGCGTTAAAACAATATAAATCAGTTTGAAGTTTTCATCTGGGATGACTAGACAGCATTTGTCCACTAGGCACCGAAGATCTGGTTTGGTATGACATTTTATTAGGGATGCAAATGACTCAAGTGCGTTTCTTCCTCACCCTTCTCGTCTCTCCAGGATCTATTTGATATAATTAGCAATCTCTatttaaaaagcacttcagtCCCGAACAGCAAAATGATGCCATGAGAAACTATGTGGACTACTGTATCCACCCATAAAGCTTATGAATATGCCGAGTTCAAATTAGCACTTTGAGCATCCTGCTTAAATGACTGAATTAACTAATTATAACAATTAAAGAAGATCTTTTGAAGTTATACTTTTAGCAAAGGAACGTTTattctgcctgttttttttctcagtttatactttttaaagcctttttagGCAAGCACAGAAGTGAGAAGGAATTAATATTAGTAgcacagataaagaaaaaccTCCGCattcttcaaaaaagaaatgtaaccAACGGGCACTTGGACAACAGCACCATACCACAGCCAAGTAAAGTAGCTCTGCCAATGTTCCTTGAATCAAGAATTTCTACTGCAGAAATGATGATACAGTAAGTTAAAATTGTAATAAAGTACCACACCAACAAAGCGTAAGTCACTCTGCAAAATGAGAAAGTCTGTAACATTTACAAAAAGCCAAGAATAAATTATTCAGTGTGGTAGACTGGATCAGGCTGTAACGAAGAATGATTTTTGGGATAAGGTAAAAGACGGCTTTATAAAGTTCCTGACTCTCttagttttctgttctttaattaATACTTGTGTGCTTTTGCTTCTATTAATAATCTCCTCCCTTAGTCAACTGATGTACTTCAGTTTGGATGCTCCGCCTGTTCCGTATTTCACTCAGCGTCTGATCAGACACCCGAATTTAACAAGTGTTTGTGTGAACAGAGTGCAGATCAGAAGCCAGATGTGGCTGTAGCTTTGGACAGAGGCTTACCTCTTCTCGTGGAGATGCATGCAGCGCACCGTGGAGGTGTGTCCATACAAAGTATGTATGCATTCGCCAGTCTCAGCGTTCCAGACTTTCAAAGTCCGGTCTGTAGATCCACTGATGATGATGTTGTCCCTCATCTGTGATGACCAGACTCCACCTGTATGTCCAACTAATGTTCtcaagcactgaaaagaaatgtgtggCTCAGTTACCGTTTTGACAGACTTTAACACAAGTTTTAGAAATAGTAATCAAGGAGGTAACAGTAGCGTGTCATAGCAAGAGCCAGAAGGCTCCTGGGGATTGCCCTGCTCTTGTACTGAAAATTTACATCTGCTAGACAATGCCCATTAAGTTCCTCTCTCCACTGCAGGTACTTGGACTGTAAGGAACTTTCCCTATAATCTTGCTTTTATAGACTGTCTTTGCCAAGTTCTAGAAGATGCATTTTGTAGCCTTGAGTCTTCCTCTTGGCAGTTTTTCTGAGTCACTGCAGGTTTCCAATATGTTTCTGAAGCATAAACGTTAGGACTGGAGAGAGCATTCACTTAGTAGTTTTACCACCAATCTATAAACTATTCTCTTACTTAATGTTTCTGCTTATTTATCCAAGAAACAGCACATTCTGTAAGCTACAGCATCAACACTGCGAAATCATGTTTCCAACCATCTACAGACATCACTGTT
The Lagopus muta isolate bLagMut1 chromosome 4, bLagMut1 primary, whole genome shotgun sequence genome window above contains:
- the FBXW7 gene encoding F-box/WD repeat-containing protein 7 isoform X3 encodes the protein MSGREAVSYLPEKGLYCQRLPGRRARKGKRADTMGFYGTLKMIFYKMKRKLDHGSEVRSFSLGKKPCKVSEYTSTTGLVPCSATPTTFGDLRAANGQGQQRRRITSVQPPTGLQEWLKMFQSWSGPEKLLALDELIDSCEPTQVKHMMQVIEPQFQRDFISLLPKELALYVLSFLEPRDLLQAAQTCRYWRILAEDNLLWREKCKEEGIDEPLHIKRRKVIKPGFIHSPWKSAYIRQHRIDTNWRRGELKSPKVLKGHDDHVITCLQFCGNRIVSGSDDNTLKVWSAVTGKCLRTLVGHTGGVWSSQMRDNIIISGSTDRTLKVWNAETGECIHTLYGHTSTVRCMHLHEKRVVSGSRDATLRVWDIETGQCLHVLMGHVAAVRCVQYDGRRVVSGAYDFMVKVWDPETETCLHTLQGHTNRVYSLQFDGIHVVSGSLDTSIRVWDVETGNCIHTLTGHQSLTSGMELKDNILVSGNADSTVKIWDIKTGQCLQTLQGPNKHQSAVTCLQFNKNFVITSSDDGTVKLWDLKTGEFIRNLVTLESGGSGGVVWRIRASNTKLVCAVGSRNGTEETKLLVLDFDVDMK
- the FBXW7 gene encoding F-box/WD repeat-containing protein 7 isoform X2 → MSKPGKAAINHGLVPVDLKSAKEPLPHQTVMKIFSISIIAQGLPFCRRRMKRKLDHGSEVRSFSLGKKPCKVSEYTSTTGLVPCSATPTTFGDLRAANGQGQQRRRITSVQPPTGLQEWLKMFQSWSGPEKLLALDELIDSCEPTQVKHMMQVIEPQFQRDFISLLPKELALYVLSFLEPRDLLQAAQTCRYWRILAEDNLLWREKCKEEGIDEPLHIKRRKVIKPGFIHSPWKSAYIRQHRIDTNWRRGELKSPKVLKGHDDHVITCLQFCGNRIVSGSDDNTLKVWSAVTGKCLRTLVGHTGGVWSSQMRDNIIISGSTDRTLKVWNAETGECIHTLYGHTSTVRCMHLHEKRVVSGSRDATLRVWDIETGQCLHVLMGHVAAVRCVQYDGRRVVSGAYDFMVKVWDPETETCLHTLQGHTNRVYSLQFDGIHVVSGSLDTSIRVWDVETGNCIHTLTGHQSLTSGMELKDNILVSGNADSTVKIWDIKTGQCLQTLQGPNKHQSAVTCLQFNKNFVITSSDDGTVKLWDLKTGEFIRNLVTLESGGSGGVVWRIRASNTKLVCAVGSRNGTEETKLLVLDFDVDMK